In a single window of the Catalinimonas alkaloidigena genome:
- a CDS encoding dihydrodipicolinate synthase family protein, with product MNDISLPAGLWPVMLTPFRDNNELDLPGLERLTEFYLEKGSNGLFANCLSSEMFQLTEGERLQVIETVLKTTAGRVPVVATGSFGADLDTNADFIKRVYDLGVAAVIISSNQLVDAQASEGEFQQQLEALVDKTDGIPLGIYECPVPYKRLLSSELVGWMAQSGRFVYHKDTSCDSTQIQQKLEAIQGSSLGLFNANIPTGLTSLQQGARGLSPIGANFFPELYSYLCRHYADPDKAESIQKLNALLSVIDPLVHMNYPLSAKLFLQKRGLAIGATTRTSVHSLSGQELIRLDDLMTIFRNTLEELTLSVRV from the coding sequence ATGAACGATATTTCACTACCGGCCGGACTGTGGCCGGTGATGCTGACGCCCTTCCGGGACAACAACGAATTGGACCTGCCGGGACTGGAACGACTGACCGAGTTTTACCTCGAAAAAGGCTCGAACGGCCTGTTTGCCAATTGCTTGTCGAGCGAGATGTTCCAACTGACGGAAGGGGAGCGGTTGCAGGTGATCGAGACGGTGCTGAAGACTACAGCGGGACGCGTGCCGGTGGTGGCGACGGGCTCGTTCGGTGCCGACCTGGACACCAACGCCGATTTCATCAAGCGGGTGTACGACTTGGGGGTAGCGGCGGTGATCATCAGCAGCAACCAACTGGTCGATGCGCAGGCGTCGGAAGGGGAGTTTCAGCAGCAACTGGAAGCCCTGGTCGATAAAACGGACGGCATTCCGCTCGGCATTTACGAATGTCCGGTGCCCTACAAGCGTCTGCTGTCGTCCGAGCTGGTCGGCTGGATGGCCCAATCGGGGCGCTTTGTGTACCACAAAGACACCAGTTGCGACTCGACTCAAATTCAACAAAAGCTGGAGGCCATTCAGGGTTCGTCGCTCGGTCTGTTCAACGCCAACATCCCGACCGGGCTGACTTCGTTGCAACAGGGGGCACGCGGCCTGTCGCCCATCGGGGCAAACTTCTTCCCCGAACTCTACAGTTACCTCTGCCGACACTACGCCGACCCGGACAAAGCGGAATCGATTCAAAAGCTGAACGCGCTGCTGAGCGTGATCGACCCGCTGGTGCACATGAATTACCCGCTGTCGGCCAAGCTCTTTCTGCAAAAGCGGGGACTTGCCATCGGGGCGACGACCCGTACGTCTGTGCACAGTTTGTCGGGCCAGGAGTTGATTCGTCTGGACGATCTAATGACGATCTTCCGAAATACGCTGGAAGAGCTAACCCTTTCCGTTCGTGTGTAG
- a CDS encoding RagB/SusD family nutrient uptake outer membrane protein, which yields MKKNLFILMMCGGLFACTNLDEDIYSSIKNEDFYQSERQVLASAGPAYVNLRAYTNPDSPWGLNTLTTDEMLIPTRGIHWYNGGIFQRYHRHEWTTSEGAFNASWTFIYSSINSCNRTLYQFSQLEEPSETVTNIGYELRGLRAFYFFNAVDMFGNVPLVDRFDVPEGYAPENEDRKAVFDFTVGELNEILPNLAAPGSDMYGRFHKMAAYATLAKLYLNAEVYTGQPMWDEAIAACDAIINSGLYSLQGDYFANFAKQNQGSTENIFVIPYSETLPTDWGSGGVPARSFQHHLWGIHFNGMKRFAGENGGWNGMCAVPSFYKSYDSTDIRRQIWLQGLQTSTSGEILYCNQERAGEPLIYTADLTGLETAYENEGVRLAKYDYTAAKNFELESDFAIFRYADILLMKAEALMRKNGGMAPGEAVDLVNQVRARAFPNMPEKLYTAGTLTLDAMLAERGWELAGEGWRRNDLVRFGQYIRPWDFKEQASPQTRNLFPIPQSQLNANPSLSQNPGY from the coding sequence ATGAAAAAGAACCTATTCATCCTGATGATGTGCGGCGGTCTTTTCGCCTGCACCAACTTGGACGAGGACATTTACAGCTCGATCAAGAACGAAGATTTCTACCAGAGCGAACGGCAGGTCCTGGCTTCGGCCGGTCCCGCCTACGTCAACCTGCGTGCCTACACCAACCCCGACTCGCCGTGGGGACTCAATACGCTGACGACCGACGAGATGCTGATCCCGACGCGGGGCATTCACTGGTACAACGGCGGCATTTTTCAGCGGTACCACCGCCACGAATGGACCACCTCCGAAGGGGCCTTCAACGCGAGCTGGACGTTCATCTACAGCAGCATCAACAGTTGCAACCGGACACTCTATCAGTTCAGCCAACTGGAAGAACCCAGCGAAACCGTCACCAACATCGGCTACGAGCTGCGGGGGCTGCGCGCCTTCTACTTCTTCAACGCCGTCGACATGTTCGGCAATGTGCCGTTGGTAGACCGCTTCGACGTGCCGGAGGGGTATGCCCCGGAAAACGAAGACCGAAAAGCGGTGTTCGACTTCACCGTTGGGGAGCTGAACGAGATCCTGCCGAACCTGGCCGCGCCGGGCTCCGACATGTACGGCCGCTTCCATAAAATGGCCGCCTACGCGACCCTCGCCAAGCTCTACCTCAACGCCGAGGTGTACACCGGGCAGCCCATGTGGGACGAGGCCATCGCCGCGTGCGATGCCATCATCAACTCGGGCCTCTACTCGCTGCAGGGCGATTACTTCGCCAATTTCGCGAAGCAGAACCAGGGCTCGACCGAGAACATCTTCGTGATCCCTTATTCCGAAACCCTTCCGACCGACTGGGGCAGTGGGGGCGTGCCCGCGCGGAGCTTCCAGCATCACCTGTGGGGCATCCACTTCAACGGCATGAAGCGTTTCGCGGGCGAAAACGGCGGGTGGAACGGCATGTGCGCCGTGCCGTCGTTCTACAAGTCGTACGATTCGACCGACATCCGGCGGCAGATCTGGCTGCAAGGCTTACAGACCTCGACTTCCGGTGAGATCCTCTATTGCAACCAGGAGCGGGCCGGTGAGCCGCTCATCTACACGGCCGACCTGACCGGGCTGGAGACGGCCTACGAAAACGAGGGCGTCCGGCTGGCGAAGTACGACTACACCGCGGCCAAGAATTTCGAGTTGGAAAGCGACTTTGCGATCTTCCGCTATGCTGACATTCTGCTCATGAAAGCCGAAGCCCTGATGCGGAAGAACGGCGGCATGGCCCCCGGCGAAGCGGTCGATCTGGTGAACCAGGTGCGGGCGCGTGCGTTTCCCAACATGCCGGAGAAACTGTATACCGCGGGCACGCTGACGCTCGATGCAATGCTGGCCGAACGCGGCTGGGAACTGGCGGGTGAAGGCTGGCGCCGCAACGACTTGGTGCGGTTCGGGCAGTACATCCGTCCGTGGGATTTCAAGGAGCAGGCATCGCCGCAGACGCGCAACCTGTTCCCGATTCCGCAATCGCAACTGAACGCCAACCCGAGTCTGTCCCAGAATCCGGGCTATTAA
- a CDS encoding SusC/RagA family TonB-linked outer membrane protein, with protein sequence MSSSLTSSRRSLVGRRTGPQWLLVPLLALLIAGLLPAPVRAQFLASRHTALAQPERAVQQQQTLKRTLLELETAHRVHFVYEAALLEDVYVSRELPTSDDLEKQLTELLLPLKLAFKRINAHLYVIRPAEETLLPRLEHSPFYTPVATRKARTAFPIRAELHRPRAFVVSGQVVDDLGETLPGVSVVLKGTTVGTSTDIEGKYTLSLPSGNGTLVFSSVGFLPQEVAINNQTQISVTLETDTRSLDEVVVIGYGTSTKRELTGAVASVKPEEFNPGPVTDAMQLVQGKVAGLSVTRTNGGDPTGGFEVRLRGASSISADQAPLVVVDGIPGGNLATIAPEDIESIDILKDGSAAAIYGTRGTNGVILVTTKKGKKGSTQVDYSSRFFTESTLRKVEVLSADEYREIKRRYETTHPDVAASMTDYGQNTDWYDEITRTPFSHIQNLSLSGGAENTSYRMSFFYVDQEGVLLNSKNREYRVNLNLNQDALNDRLHFNVQLGLANYNRNPVDYNAVRQVIQRNPTEPVYNEDGSLTEYIGAWQYDNPVGVLTERTRDDGGTRIYGNLGANFDITKSLQVGVLGGIQANRQLNGYYQPSYSLPQETAGSSGQASRYAEVRNVQTLETTLRWDRQWTNHNLNMVAGYSFQEFTNEGFEAQNTNFLSDMLGYNDLGSGTWLQDGRASMSSFKDNSRLVGFFGRLAYNFQGKYFLSASIRREGSTKFGANNKWGTFPALSGAWDLTKEGFMSSLGRLSFLKLRAGYGVTGNQGLPPYLSLTRLGQGGYFFYQGQFIPSVQPISNPNPNLKWETKHEWNVGIDWALTGNRVSGTVDAYVRDTRDLLHEYDVPVPPNLFPTTWSNVGSLRNSGIEFTLNVTPVQKADFTWDIAFNADYRWNKLLSLSNEYYKLEYRNVGDIGSPGISAWTHQYREGAPLGIIHGLVYEGLDENGEWIFRDYNPRTGEADGIIDINDRADIGNGIPDFYAGLTNTFKYKQWDLSVMARGMFGHQIINAKRIWHENPKFLPRNIMKSAMDTPLWDDPEFSSYYVEDGDFVKIDNITLGYNFPFRNIAWLKNGRLYATVTNAFLFTGYSGVDPELAIGGLEPGHDNRFDYPSTRTYTLGFNVSF encoded by the coding sequence ATGTCTTCATCTTTAACTTCTTCTCGGAGGTCGCTGGTCGGCCGCCGAACCGGTCCGCAGTGGCTCCTGGTGCCTCTGTTGGCCTTGCTGATAGCCGGACTTCTGCCTGCACCGGTGCGGGCGCAGTTTCTGGCCTCCCGTCACACGGCCCTGGCCCAGCCCGAACGGGCCGTACAACAACAACAGACCCTGAAACGCACGCTGCTGGAGCTGGAAACCGCACACCGTGTCCATTTTGTCTACGAGGCCGCGCTGCTGGAAGACGTGTACGTGAGCCGGGAACTGCCGACTTCCGACGACCTGGAAAAGCAGCTGACCGAATTGCTGCTGCCGCTGAAGCTGGCGTTTAAACGCATCAACGCACACCTGTACGTCATTCGCCCCGCCGAAGAGACGCTGCTGCCGCGCTTGGAGCACTCGCCTTTTTATACGCCCGTGGCGACCCGCAAAGCCCGCACTGCTTTTCCGATACGGGCCGAACTTCATCGGCCGAGGGCCTTCGTGGTCAGCGGACAGGTGGTCGACGATCTGGGCGAAACCCTGCCCGGCGTCAGCGTCGTGCTGAAAGGCACCACGGTCGGCACCAGCACGGACATCGAGGGGAAGTACACCCTCTCCCTGCCTTCCGGTAACGGCACACTCGTGTTTTCTTCGGTCGGATTTTTGCCGCAGGAAGTGGCGATCAACAACCAGACGCAGATCAGCGTCACCCTGGAAACCGACACTAGGTCGCTCGACGAAGTAGTGGTGATCGGCTACGGCACGTCTACCAAGCGCGAGCTCACCGGCGCCGTGGCCTCGGTCAAGCCCGAAGAGTTCAACCCCGGTCCGGTCACCGACGCCATGCAACTGGTGCAAGGGAAAGTGGCGGGGCTCTCGGTGACCCGCACCAACGGCGGTGATCCGACGGGGGGCTTCGAAGTGCGGCTGCGCGGGGCGTCCAGCATCAGTGCCGACCAGGCACCCCTGGTCGTGGTCGACGGCATTCCCGGCGGCAACCTGGCGACCATCGCGCCGGAAGACATTGAGTCGATCGACATCCTGAAAGACGGTTCGGCGGCGGCCATCTACGGCACGCGGGGCACCAACGGCGTGATTCTGGTGACGACCAAGAAGGGCAAAAAGGGCTCGACCCAGGTCGATTATTCTTCCCGCTTTTTCACCGAATCGACCCTGCGGAAAGTCGAAGTGCTGAGCGCCGACGAGTACCGGGAAATAAAGCGTCGCTATGAAACCACGCATCCCGACGTAGCGGCCAGCATGACCGACTACGGGCAAAACACCGACTGGTACGACGAAATTACGCGGACCCCTTTCAGCCACATCCAGAACCTGTCGCTCAGCGGCGGGGCAGAGAACACCTCGTACCGGATGTCGTTTTTCTACGTGGATCAAGAGGGCGTGCTGCTCAACTCCAAAAACCGGGAGTATCGTGTCAACCTGAACCTGAACCAGGACGCCCTGAACGACCGCCTGCACTTCAACGTGCAACTGGGGCTGGCCAACTACAACCGCAATCCGGTCGACTACAACGCCGTGCGGCAGGTGATCCAGCGGAACCCGACCGAGCCGGTCTACAACGAAGACGGCAGCCTGACCGAATACATTGGCGCATGGCAGTACGACAACCCCGTGGGGGTGCTGACCGAGCGGACGCGCGACGACGGCGGCACGCGGATTTACGGCAACCTGGGAGCCAATTTCGACATCACGAAGTCGCTGCAGGTCGGCGTGCTGGGCGGCATCCAGGCCAACCGGCAACTGAACGGGTACTACCAGCCCAGCTACTCGCTGCCGCAGGAAACGGCCGGATCGAGCGGGCAGGCCAGCCGTTACGCTGAGGTGCGTAACGTACAGACGCTGGAAACCACCCTGCGCTGGGACCGGCAGTGGACGAACCACAACCTGAACATGGTGGCGGGCTACTCGTTCCAGGAATTTACGAACGAAGGCTTTGAGGCGCAGAATACCAACTTCCTGTCCGACATGCTGGGCTACAACGATCTGGGGTCGGGTACCTGGCTGCAGGACGGCCGCGCGTCCATGTCGTCGTTCAAGGACAACAGTCGCCTGGTTGGCTTTTTCGGCCGGTTGGCATACAATTTCCAGGGCAAGTACTTTCTGTCGGCCAGCATCCGGCGCGAAGGCTCCACCAAGTTTGGCGCAAACAACAAGTGGGGAACCTTCCCGGCCCTTTCCGGGGCGTGGGATCTGACGAAAGAAGGATTTATGAGCAGCCTGGGTCGCCTGAGCTTCCTGAAGCTCCGCGCCGGCTACGGCGTCACGGGCAATCAGGGCTTGCCGCCGTACCTGTCGTTGACGCGCCTCGGGCAGGGTGGCTACTTCTTCTACCAGGGGCAGTTCATCCCGAGCGTACAGCCGATTAGCAACCCGAACCCCAACCTGAAGTGGGAAACCAAACACGAGTGGAACGTGGGGATCGACTGGGCCCTAACGGGCAATCGCGTGAGCGGTACCGTCGATGCGTACGTGCGCGACACGCGCGACCTGTTGCACGAATACGACGTGCCCGTGCCGCCCAACCTGTTTCCGACCACCTGGTCGAACGTCGGGTCGTTGCGCAACTCGGGGATTGAGTTCACCCTTAACGTAACGCCGGTACAGAAAGCGGATTTCACGTGGGACATCGCCTTCAACGCCGACTACCGCTGGAACAAGCTCCTCTCGCTTTCGAACGAATACTACAAGCTGGAGTACCGAAACGTAGGCGACATCGGTTCGCCGGGCATCAGTGCCTGGACGCACCAGTACCGCGAGGGCGCGCCGCTGGGCATCATCCACGGGCTGGTGTACGAGGGGCTGGACGAAAACGGCGAGTGGATTTTCCGCGACTACAACCCGCGTACCGGCGAGGCCGACGGCATCATCGACATCAACGACCGCGCCGACATCGGCAACGGCATTCCCGACTTTTACGCGGGGTTGACCAACACCTTCAAGTACAAACAGTGGGACCTGTCGGTGATGGCGCGCGGCATGTTCGGCCACCAGATCATCAACGCCAAGCGCATCTGGCACGAGAACCCCAAGTTTCTGCCCCGCAACATCATGAAGTCGGCGATGGACACGCCGCTGTGGGACGATCCGGAGTTTTCGAGCTATTACGTGGAAGACGGCGATTTTGTGAAGATCGACAACATCACGCTCGGCTACAATTTCCCGTTCCGGAACATCGCGTGGCTGAAAAACGGCCGCTTGTATGCAACTGTGACCAACGCCTTCCTGTTCACCGGCTACAGCGGCGTCGATCCCGAACTGGCCATCGGCGGACTGGAACCCGGCCACGACAACCGCTTCGATTACCCCAGCACCCGGACCTACACGCTGGGCTTTAACGTATCCTTTTAA
- a CDS encoding FecR family protein encodes MDPEHFDRDDLLADARFLQWVEGGDEALDQYWDAWMQRHPERRALVLETRRMLQSLRFPEHRLPESRVEARLQQIHRQIRQEGTAPRLRAAERMQPRRKRWMALAAACVALLVSVIGYLYQTSPALFTPEPLAYTTAYGETRTVTLPDGSTVVLNAHSSLTCASGWEATDDRDVWVKGEVFFSVRHTATDQKFIVHADSLQIEVLGTQFNVNNRRGGGEVVLTEGKVKVSDVRQTRQVEMHPGDLVAYAGGPQTLAQRKVDPEQYTAWRRQQLVFAATPLLDVAQTIEDTYGLRVVFADSALAARRFTGTIPTSDLDGLLVSLAETFDLTLERDATQVVYRLHE; translated from the coding sequence ATGGACCCCGAACACTTTGACCGAGACGATCTGCTGGCCGATGCGCGATTCCTGCAATGGGTCGAAGGCGGCGACGAAGCGCTGGATCAGTACTGGGACGCGTGGATGCAGCGCCATCCGGAACGGCGGGCGTTGGTGCTGGAAACCCGCCGGATGTTGCAGTCCCTGCGTTTTCCCGAACATCGGTTGCCCGAATCCCGCGTCGAAGCCCGCCTGCAGCAGATTCATCGCCAGATTCGGCAGGAAGGAACAGCCCCCCGGTTGCGCGCTGCGGAGCGAATGCAACCGCGTCGGAAACGGTGGATGGCGCTGGCGGCGGCCTGTGTGGCCCTCCTGGTAAGTGTAATTGGGTATCTGTATCAAACTTCCCCCGCGTTGTTTACCCCCGAACCGCTGGCCTACACCACGGCCTACGGCGAAACGCGAACCGTTACGCTGCCCGATGGCTCGACGGTGGTGCTCAACGCCCACTCTTCGCTGACGTGTGCGTCCGGCTGGGAAGCCACCGACGACCGGGACGTGTGGGTGAAGGGCGAAGTGTTTTTCTCGGTGCGCCACACGGCCACCGATCAGAAGTTCATCGTCCATGCCGACAGCCTCCAGATCGAAGTGCTGGGAACGCAGTTCAACGTGAACAACCGGCGCGGTGGCGGTGAGGTGGTGCTGACGGAAGGGAAAGTCAAGGTGAGCGACGTGCGTCAGACCCGGCAGGTAGAGATGCACCCCGGCGACCTGGTTGCGTATGCCGGTGGTCCCCAAACGCTGGCGCAACGGAAAGTCGATCCGGAACAATACACGGCCTGGCGCAGACAACAGCTCGTTTTTGCGGCGACCCCGCTGCTCGACGTAGCCCAAACCATCGAGGACACCTACGGCTTGCGGGTCGTGTTTGCGGATTCTGCACTGGCAGCAAGACGCTTCACCGGCACGATCCCGACCTCGGACCTGGACGGCCTGCTGGTGTCGTTGGCCGAAACCTTCGATCTGACCCTGGAGCGGGACGCGACTCAGGTCGTTTACCGCCTTCACGAATAG
- a CDS encoding RNA polymerase sigma factor, with protein MQVLPAADCTSPPQGTARPNDERLWAQMQQGHADALDALYRRYVQLLYNYGRKLVADGTVVEDAIQDLFVELWRRRQDLSATTSVKFYLLKAFKQKLLRRMDHDRRMLARHARADFYDFEVAHSHEFQLITDQISREEKERLTRALAALTPRQKEAIFLKYYEKLSFQEVAELLNLSVKATYKLMGRAIGTLREHMQHVSIFVIAGWLAL; from the coding sequence ATGCAAGTTCTTCCCGCCGCCGATTGCACCTCTCCCCCACAGGGTACAGCGCGGCCTAACGACGAACGGCTGTGGGCGCAGATGCAGCAAGGCCACGCGGACGCGCTGGATGCCCTCTACCGGCGGTACGTGCAGTTGCTGTATAACTACGGGCGGAAACTTGTGGCCGACGGAACGGTAGTGGAAGATGCCATTCAGGATCTGTTTGTGGAACTCTGGCGCCGCCGCCAAGACCTCAGTGCGACTACGTCCGTCAAGTTTTACCTGCTGAAAGCCTTTAAACAAAAACTCCTGCGGCGCATGGACCACGACCGCCGGATGCTGGCCCGGCACGCGCGTGCGGACTTTTACGATTTTGAGGTCGCCCACTCGCACGAGTTTCAGCTCATCACCGACCAGATCTCCCGCGAAGAAAAAGAGCGCCTAACCCGCGCGCTGGCGGCCCTCACGCCGCGTCAGAAAGAAGCCATCTTTTTGAAATACTACGAAAAGCTCTCGTTTCAGGAAGTGGCCGAACTGCTCAACCTCAGCGTGAAGGCGACCTACAAACTGATGGGCCGCGCCATCGGCACGCTGCGCGAACACATGCAGCACGTCAGCATTTTTGTCATCGCCGGTTGGCTGGCCCTGTAA
- a CDS encoding acetylxylan esterase: MICIKRNLLALVLVWTGTCIPAYAQFDVDTTMLCQGRYYTEEEGKAALERFASTYHDLAGWKERAERIRANIRQATGLDELPHDTPLKPVVHSKKTFDGYTVENVSFESLPGFFVTGNLYRPTQKQKSYPGILATHGHGGDQRFAEYVQRRCASLARMGAVVFAYDMIGVGDSKQTTHKHPLGLALQTQNSRRAVDFLLSLPNVDPERIGITGESGGGTQTFVLTAIEPRIAASVPVVMVSSFHFGGCTCESGMPIHKTENLQTSNVEIAALAAPRPSLIISDGNDWTHNTPEVEFPYIQNVYRLYGAADQVRNLHLPDERHDYGPSKREGAYRFFAKEFGLDLSQVINAQNELDESFVTVVPPEGLHAFDAKHPRPDYAVMGDEAVTQMLTNYAQKARH, encoded by the coding sequence ATGATCTGTATTAAACGAAATCTACTGGCCCTCGTCCTCGTATGGACCGGCACCTGTATTCCCGCCTACGCGCAGTTCGACGTCGATACCACGATGCTGTGTCAGGGACGTTACTACACGGAAGAGGAAGGGAAAGCGGCCCTCGAACGGTTCGCGTCGACCTACCACGACTTGGCGGGGTGGAAGGAGCGGGCGGAACGCATCCGGGCAAACATCAGGCAGGCGACGGGCCTCGACGAACTGCCGCACGATACGCCGCTGAAGCCGGTTGTTCACAGCAAGAAAACCTTCGACGGCTATACAGTCGAGAACGTGTCGTTCGAGAGCCTGCCCGGCTTTTTCGTGACCGGAAACCTGTATCGGCCCACCCAAAAACAGAAATCCTACCCCGGCATTCTGGCGACCCACGGCCACGGCGGCGACCAGCGCTTTGCGGAGTACGTGCAGCGGCGGTGTGCGTCGCTGGCGCGGATGGGGGCGGTGGTGTTTGCCTACGACATGATCGGCGTCGGCGACTCAAAACAGACGACCCACAAACATCCGCTGGGGCTGGCGTTGCAGACGCAGAACAGTCGCCGCGCGGTCGATTTCCTCCTCTCGCTGCCGAACGTCGATCCGGAGCGAATCGGCATCACGGGCGAATCGGGTGGGGGCACACAGACCTTCGTGCTGACGGCCATCGAGCCGCGCATTGCCGCCTCCGTGCCGGTGGTGATGGTGTCGAGTTTCCACTTCGGTGGCTGTACCTGCGAGAGCGGGATGCCGATTCATAAAACGGAGAACCTACAGACGAGCAATGTGGAAATTGCCGCGCTGGCCGCGCCGCGCCCGTCGTTGATCATTTCCGACGGCAACGACTGGACGCACAATACGCCCGAGGTGGAGTTCCCTTACATCCAAAACGTCTACCGCCTCTACGGCGCGGCGGACCAGGTTCGGAACCTGCACCTGCCCGACGAACGCCACGACTACGGCCCCAGCAAACGCGAAGGCGCGTACCGGTTCTTTGCAAAAGAGTTCGGTCTGGACCTGTCGCAGGTCATCAACGCGCAGAATGAACTCGACGAGTCGTTCGTAACGGTGGTGCCGCCGGAAGGATTACACGCGTTCGACGCAAAGCATCCGCGCCCCGACTACGCCGTGATGGGCGACGAGGCGGTGACGCAAATGCTAACGAACTACGCCCAAAAAGCCCGACATTAA
- a CDS encoding alpha-L-fucosidase, producing MRHRFFLSIAILLLVSGIACTSRPTPESAQEVAEPTMYEPTWTSLGQYECPDWFRDAKFGIWAHSSPQDVPMQGDWYARNLYVPGHENYEYHLAHYGHPSAVGYKDLCRQWTLDQWSPEKLMQLYRRAGARYFVALANHHCNFDTWNSAEQPWNAVNVGPKRDVIGEWQQAATAQGIRFGVSVHNINTWGWYLPAFRSDSAGPKAGVPYDGVLTKADGEGQWWEGLDPQQLYGPAQRASDTIPTEAFVQNWYDRVKDLLDHYHPDLLYFDSYIMGQSWRQFTYHGGSTYAGIDDATKARIERTPFKEAGIDIITYYYNQNPTWHGGQQEAVLNLKLHDLNDSVPERYKKGMVIDRELGGFGGGEQEMQAYPWQKDRPFGGWHYNEHAEYPTTQSVIWNLVDVVSKNGNLLLGMPMRPNGTLNETELTFLQEMGDWMEVHGEGIYGTRPWKTFGDEETVRYTQKGDTVYAFVKGNHADVLLPDFSDEKVNSLRMLGYPDTLSWQQDAAGLHVTIPARRGKEDVIALKVEL from the coding sequence ATGCGCCACCGCTTTTTCCTGTCTATTGCGATCCTTCTACTCGTATCGGGTATCGCCTGCACCTCCCGTCCCACGCCGGAGAGTGCGCAGGAAGTAGCTGAGCCGACGATGTACGAACCGACCTGGACATCGCTCGGTCAGTACGAGTGTCCGGACTGGTTTCGGGATGCGAAATTCGGGATTTGGGCGCACAGCTCGCCGCAGGACGTGCCGATGCAGGGCGACTGGTACGCACGGAATCTGTACGTGCCCGGCCATGAGAATTACGAATACCACCTGGCGCATTACGGCCATCCGTCCGCAGTGGGGTACAAGGACTTATGTCGGCAGTGGACGCTCGACCAGTGGAGCCCAGAGAAGCTGATGCAACTCTACCGACGGGCGGGGGCGCGGTACTTCGTCGCGCTGGCGAATCACCATTGCAACTTCGACACTTGGAACTCGGCGGAACAGCCGTGGAATGCCGTCAACGTAGGACCGAAGCGGGACGTGATCGGCGAATGGCAACAAGCCGCGACGGCGCAAGGCATCCGGTTCGGCGTCAGCGTCCACAACATCAACACGTGGGGCTGGTACCTACCCGCGTTTCGTAGCGACTCAGCCGGTCCGAAGGCAGGCGTACCCTACGACGGCGTGCTGACGAAAGCCGATGGCGAAGGCCAATGGTGGGAAGGGCTGGACCCGCAGCAACTCTACGGCCCGGCGCAGCGCGCCAGCGATACGATTCCGACCGAGGCGTTCGTGCAGAACTGGTACGACCGGGTGAAAGACCTGCTCGATCACTACCATCCCGATCTCCTCTATTTCGACTCGTACATCATGGGGCAAAGCTGGCGGCAGTTTACCTACCACGGCGGCAGCACCTACGCAGGCATCGACGACGCGACCAAGGCGCGGATCGAGCGCACGCCCTTCAAAGAGGCGGGGATCGACATCATCACCTACTATTACAATCAGAACCCCACGTGGCACGGCGGCCAGCAGGAGGCGGTGCTGAACCTGAAACTCCACGACCTCAACGATTCCGTACCCGAGCGATACAAAAAAGGCATGGTGATTGACCGGGAACTGGGCGGCTTCGGCGGCGGCGAACAGGAGATGCAGGCCTATCCGTGGCAGAAAGATCGTCCGTTCGGTGGATGGCACTACAACGAGCACGCCGAGTACCCCACGACGCAAAGTGTGATCTGGAACCTGGTCGATGTAGTCAGCAAAAACGGCAACCTGTTGCTGGGCATGCCGATGCGCCCGAACGGCACCCTGAACGAAACGGAACTGACCTTTCTGCAGGAGATGGGCGACTGGATGGAGGTCCACGGCGAGGGGATCTATGGCACCCGTCCCTGGAAAACCTTCGGCGATGAGGAGACGGTGCGTTACACGCAAAAGGGCGATACCGTCTACGCCTTTGTGAAAGGCAATCATGCGGACGTGCTTCTTCCCGACTTCTCGGACGAGAAGGTCAACTCATTGCGTATGCTCGGGTATCCGGATACGCTTTCCTGGCAACAGGACGCGGCGGGACTTCACGTCACGATCCCTGCCCGCCGTGGCAAGGAGGACGTAATCGCGTTGAAAGTGGAGTTATAG